In one window of Halomarina pelagica DNA:
- a CDS encoding HTH domain-containing protein yields MALTDTRGRTVEVYVRSLAPGYEHGGQEEVLERVRACARRGGIDAYDMYVWGSGIDPESRAAQTKFGQFILDRLEKFGEWARGGDASLDFCFPTCARHSTVTDESFVCVEFPSLTLVEFENGEVKHVAPCHHEDEVVTVRSRLRALESAIV; encoded by the coding sequence ATGGCACTAACTGACACGAGGGGGCGGACGGTCGAGGTGTACGTCCGGTCGCTCGCGCCGGGGTACGAACACGGGGGGCAGGAGGAGGTACTGGAACGGGTGCGCGCATGCGCCAGGCGCGGCGGCATCGACGCCTACGACATGTACGTGTGGGGATCGGGGATCGATCCGGAGTCGAGGGCGGCGCAGACGAAGTTCGGGCAGTTCATCCTCGACCGACTGGAGAAGTTCGGCGAGTGGGCGAGGGGCGGCGACGCGTCGCTCGACTTCTGTTTTCCGACCTGCGCCCGGCACTCGACGGTCACCGACGAGTCGTTCGTCTGCGTCGAGTTCCCGTCGCTGACGCTCGTGGAGTTCGAGAACGGCGAGGTGAAGCACGTCGCTCCGTGTCACCACGAGGACGAGGTGGTGACCGTCAGGAGTCGGTTGAGGGCGCTCGAATCGGCGATCGTCTAG
- a CDS encoding dihydrolipoyl dehydrogenase family protein → MTHVVVIGAYGSAGVAVADRLADEQGVELTLVDDGDPGGGLCILRGCMPSKDVFSAAEHRYRARVDDRLRGDPPEVDLERVVAQKDEHVANFARHRRAAVHRLAERDDVELLRDTARFVDDRTVAVGDRRIEADYVVIATGSTPNVPDVPGIDDVPTMTSADVLDETALPESGIVVGFGYVGMEMAPYLAEAGGVDLTVVEHDARPLDEADDEFGDALLEIYREEFGIEVLTHADERSLAPTEAGVELTYEREGEERTVEAETVFVFAGRRPALDGLGLENASLAPGEGWVDATMRARDAERVFVVGDANGREPILHVAKEQAVVAAENVLRHRDGEDLREYHNVHHHVVFSALAVYPFARVGHSRASAEAAGIDHVAVTREARSDGVFATKDAPRGLARLVVGTDGTVLGYQGLHYHADVMAKTMQVVVERGMDVRDVPDRAYHPTTPEILDGLFRAAKRELD, encoded by the coding sequence ATGACACACGTCGTCGTCATCGGCGCGTACGGGAGCGCCGGCGTCGCCGTCGCGGACCGCCTCGCGGACGAACAGGGCGTCGAACTCACGCTCGTCGACGACGGCGATCCCGGCGGCGGCCTCTGCATCCTCCGCGGGTGTATGCCGTCGAAGGACGTGTTCTCCGCCGCGGAGCACCGCTACCGGGCGCGCGTCGACGACCGACTCCGGGGCGACCCGCCCGAGGTGGACCTCGAACGGGTCGTGGCGCAGAAGGACGAGCACGTCGCCAACTTCGCGCGACACCGTCGCGCCGCCGTCCACCGCCTCGCGGAGCGCGACGACGTCGAGTTACTCCGCGACACCGCCCGCTTCGTCGACGATCGGACCGTCGCCGTCGGCGACCGCCGGATCGAGGCCGACTACGTCGTCATCGCGACTGGGTCGACCCCGAACGTCCCCGACGTCCCCGGCATCGACGACGTGCCCACCATGACCAGCGCCGACGTGCTCGATGAGACGGCGCTCCCGGAATCCGGGATCGTCGTGGGCTTCGGCTACGTGGGCATGGAGATGGCCCCCTACCTCGCGGAGGCCGGCGGCGTGGACCTCACGGTCGTCGAACACGACGCCCGACCGCTCGACGAGGCCGACGACGAGTTCGGCGACGCCCTGCTCGAGATCTACCGCGAGGAGTTCGGCATCGAGGTGCTCACACACGCGGACGAGCGGTCGCTCGCCCCGACCGAGGCGGGCGTCGAACTGACCTACGAGCGCGAGGGAGAGGAGCGAACGGTCGAGGCTGAGACGGTATTCGTCTTCGCCGGTCGCCGCCCCGCGCTCGACGGACTCGGACTGGAGAACGCGTCGCTCGCGCCGGGCGAGGGCTGGGTCGACGCGACCATGCGCGCGCGCGACGCGGAGCGCGTCTTCGTCGTCGGCGACGCCAACGGCCGGGAGCCGATCCTCCACGTCGCGAAGGAGCAGGCGGTCGTCGCCGCCGAGAACGTCCTCCGCCACCGGGACGGCGAGGACCTGCGGGAGTACCACAACGTGCACCACCACGTCGTCTTCTCCGCGCTCGCGGTCTACCCGTTCGCGCGCGTCGGCCACTCCCGCGCGTCGGCGGAGGCGGCGGGGATTGACCACGTGGCGGTCACGCGAGAGGCGCGCAGCGACGGCGTGTTCGCGACGAAGGACGCCCCCCGGGGGCTCGCTCGACTCGTCGTCGGAACGGACGGCACCGTCCTCGGGTACCAGGGGCTCCACTACCACGCCGACGTGATGGCGAAGACGATGCAGGTCGTCGTCGAGCGCGGGATGGACGTCCGCGACGTGCCCGACCGGGCGTACCACCCGACGACGCCGGAGATCCTCGACGGCCTCTTCCGCGCGGCGAAGCGCGAGTTGGACTAG
- a CDS encoding DUF7331 family protein: MSTRTHDETNQTPDTPDTLDPDCVALPLDDGQIILYDPSNHQAWIQSDTAVEFEFERDPPGED, translated from the coding sequence ATGAGCACACGAACTCACGACGAGACGAACCAGACGCCCGACACGCCCGATACGCTCGACCCCGACTGCGTCGCCCTCCCGCTGGACGACGGACAGATCATCCTCTACGATCCGTCGAACCACCAGGCGTGGATCCAGTCCGACACGGCCGTCGAGTTCGAATTCGAGCGCGACCCCCCGGGAGAGGACTGA
- a CDS encoding DUF7838 family putative zinc beta-ribbon protein: protein MSLETRHYCPQCGGEREFYRTASTLIHLGEKTKWRCTECDYGFVMIGDDIVSDADVSA, encoded by the coding sequence ATGAGCCTCGAAACCCGACACTACTGTCCGCAGTGCGGTGGTGAGCGCGAGTTCTACCGCACCGCGAGCACGCTCATTCACCTCGGCGAGAAGACCAAGTGGCGCTGTACGGAGTGCGACTACGGGTTCGTGATGATCGGCGACGACATCGTCTCCGACGCCGACGTGTCGGCCTGA
- a CDS encoding cob(I)yrinic acid a,c-diamide adenosyltransferase produces the protein MRIYTGRGDEGMTDLRNMDRVSKTSARIEAYGTVDEANALVGVVRPSGYDDVDDRLRAIQNHLHVVQADFADPDEDSDAPRIDEEDVERLEAWMDEYDEELDPLQSFVLPGGSEAGAKLHHARAVVRRAERRAVTLASAEPVNEHAITYLNRLSDALFVFARVVNKREGETEESPTY, from the coding sequence ATGCGGATCTACACCGGACGCGGGGACGAGGGGATGACCGACCTGCGGAACATGGACCGCGTCTCGAAGACGAGCGCGCGCATCGAGGCCTACGGGACGGTCGACGAGGCCAACGCGCTCGTCGGCGTCGTCCGGCCGTCGGGTTACGACGACGTCGACGACCGACTCAGGGCGATCCAGAACCACCTCCACGTCGTCCAGGCGGACTTCGCCGACCCGGACGAGGACAGCGACGCCCCCCGGATCGACGAGGAGGACGTGGAGCGACTGGAGGCGTGGATGGACGAGTACGACGAGGAACTCGACCCGTTGCAGTCGTTCGTCCTCCCGGGCGGGAGCGAGGCGGGGGCGAAACTCCACCACGCGCGCGCCGTCGTCCGGCGCGCCGAGCGTCGCGCCGTCACGCTCGCGTCCGCCGAGCCGGTCAACGAGCACGCCATCACCTACCTGAACCGGCTCTCCGACGCGCTGTTCGTCTTCGCGCGCGTCGTGAACAAGCGCGAGGGCGAGACCGAGGAGTCCCCGACGTACTGA
- a CDS encoding DUF7553 family protein, translated as MNRHFEDAQYYLKRAGATAKKGLATEIEGVQERLQDLLGGDEEPEQSRIDQIRADLKDLQENAEGEAKEAIAEARLRLDRVRGKPPAE; from the coding sequence ATGAACCGTCACTTCGAAGACGCTCAGTACTACCTGAAACGCGCCGGGGCCACCGCGAAGAAGGGGCTCGCGACGGAGATCGAGGGTGTGCAGGAGCGGTTGCAGGACCTCCTCGGCGGCGACGAGGAGCCGGAGCAGTCCCGGATCGACCAGATTCGCGCCGACCTGAAGGACCTCCAGGAGAACGCGGAGGGCGAGGCGAAGGAGGCCATCGCCGAGGCCCGCCTCCGACTCGACAGGGTGCGCGGAAAACCGCCGGCCGAATAG
- a CDS encoding formate/nitrite transporter family protein produces the protein MAETPAPSPGEIFDRAVEEGTRRLDQSLLELISTSFIAGFTIVFGIVALGIVEALVEPQFGEVAKIAGALAFGVGLVFVVVGRTELFNENFFDPVAAAADRSGTWMLSPLLRLWALTLVFNLLGGGLFALVFSVDGVLPSGTGDVLAAFAKESARHGPAAWFSSAVAGGALVSLLSFLLVAVNSVRTRLSLAYIVGFLLALGPLNHVVVTALHVFFGILFGANIGLGTLAVMIVVVTIGNLLGGLGLVTLTHVTQAMGARNAGE, from the coding sequence GTGGCTGAAACTCCTGCCCCTTCTCCCGGCGAGATATTCGATCGAGCCGTCGAGGAAGGTACGCGACGACTCGATCAGTCGCTGCTCGAGTTGATTTCGACCAGCTTCATCGCCGGGTTCACGATCGTCTTCGGCATCGTCGCGCTCGGGATCGTCGAAGCTCTCGTCGAACCGCAGTTCGGCGAGGTCGCCAAAATCGCGGGGGCGCTCGCCTTCGGAGTCGGTCTCGTGTTCGTCGTGGTGGGTCGAACGGAACTGTTCAACGAAAACTTCTTCGACCCGGTCGCGGCGGCCGCCGATCGATCCGGGACCTGGATGCTCTCGCCGCTCCTTCGCCTGTGGGCCCTCACGCTCGTGTTCAATCTCCTCGGCGGTGGCCTCTTTGCGCTCGTCTTCTCCGTCGACGGTGTCCTCCCCTCGGGGACGGGGGACGTGCTGGCCGCGTTCGCGAAAGAGAGCGCGCGCCACGGGCCCGCAGCGTGGTTTTCGAGCGCCGTTGCGGGTGGCGCGCTCGTCAGTTTGCTGTCGTTCCTCCTCGTCGCCGTGAACAGCGTGAGGACCCGGCTCAGCCTCGCTTACATCGTCGGATTCCTCCTCGCGCTCGGACCCTTGAACCACGTCGTCGTCACCGCGCTACACGTCTTCTTCGGCATCCTCTTCGGCGCGAACATCGGCCTCGGGACGCTCGCGGTGATGATAGTAGTCGTCACGATCGGTAACCTCCTCGGAGGACTCGGCCTGGTCACGCTCACGCACGTCACGCAGGCGATGGGAGCGCGCAACGCCGGAGAGTGA
- a CDS encoding ParA family protein: MAYRLALSNQKGGVGKTTVAINVAGALAARENDVLFVDLDPQGHGTEGLGLDDAYDAEPPSLYDVLLDLDSRSLINALVREHEEFDVVPSNVDMFSAEPKLTTAMRSRERFAMALDELEHDYDFVIVDCPPSLGNLTDNALLACRNLLIPALAEGTSIRALEILFDQIETLEQGYGVDIRDVGLVANRVETDGEATEMMAWFEDTFGGRIPVWEVRKRVALKRAWNEGASIFTHREDCDMEDAFLDVAAHLEEVAG, from the coding sequence ATGGCATACCGGCTAGCACTTTCGAACCAGAAGGGCGGCGTGGGGAAGACGACCGTCGCCATCAACGTCGCCGGGGCGCTCGCGGCGCGGGAAAACGACGTGCTGTTCGTCGACCTCGATCCGCAGGGTCACGGAACGGAGGGGCTCGGTCTGGACGACGCCTACGACGCCGAACCGCCGAGCCTCTACGACGTCCTCCTCGACCTCGACTCGCGGTCGCTCATCAACGCCCTCGTCCGCGAGCACGAGGAGTTCGACGTGGTCCCCTCGAACGTGGACATGTTCAGCGCCGAGCCGAAGCTGACGACGGCGATGCGGAGCCGCGAGCGGTTCGCCATGGCGCTCGACGAACTCGAACACGACTACGACTTCGTGATCGTCGACTGCCCGCCGTCGCTCGGTAACCTGACCGACAACGCGCTCCTCGCGTGTCGGAACCTGCTCATCCCGGCGCTGGCGGAGGGGACGTCCATCCGCGCGCTCGAGATCCTCTTCGACCAGATCGAGACGCTCGAACAGGGCTACGGCGTCGACATCCGGGACGTGGGCCTCGTCGCCAACCGCGTCGAGACCGACGGCGAGGCGACCGAGATGATGGCCTGGTTCGAGGACACCTTCGGGGGGCGCATCCCCGTCTGGGAGGTCAGAAAGCGCGTCGCGCTCAAGCGCGCGTGGAACGAGGGGGCGTCGATCTTCACCCACCGCGAGGACTGCGACATGGAGGACGCCTTCCTCGACGTCGCGGCCCACCTCGAGGAGGTGGCCGGATGA
- a CDS encoding bacterio-opsin activator domain-containing protein — protein MSGDPGASATRDVWEGTGRCAYDEGTVRTVGEAGLFRELLGRVSEGILTVDESGAVAFANVAGADVFGYAPAELVGESLSALVPDCPVDPQCERNDVEALGRRKDGSAVPITVSFHEVHRDDRRLVACLVRDDGERRRVPTEPRASAESYRHLLDTAPNAAIVADAETDEIVEANTAATDLLGTSRRDLVGRYRTDLHPPEGSDRDRGVSAAHAAGDGALPEGADGYVVHDDGHWIPVEVSARVTELDGTTVVRTTFRDVRERRRRERELALAREERTRLNRINRVVRRTNRALLDAETRSEIANAVCERLVDAEPYVFAWMGSVNRPGERVVPETWAGDAEGYLDAVTIPLSDDAAAGPTARAVRTRDVQTVQDLETDEAFAPWRGPALERGYRSSAAIPVVFGDRLFGVLCLYADTPAAFDAAEREVLAELGESVGHAMNALEREEALMSDCVLEVDLRSESIVRGVPTAVEEGGTVTFDRLIPTTEDRYLQYVTVTGVEADRFADLVLGHPAYEDARCIREGDGEYVFELHARDPPTSSLVTTYCGRITDVVVEGSEVRITAELPVQTDVRQLLETLRERVPDVELVSQRTVPRRSLTPDGVRLSLEDDLTERQRTTIETAYYAGYFNWPRDSTAEEVADLLGVSSPTVHKHLRAAEQKVFRTILE, from the coding sequence GTGAGTGGCGATCCGGGCGCGTCCGCCACGAGGGACGTATGGGAAGGGACCGGGCGATGCGCGTACGACGAGGGAACGGTCCGCACAGTGGGCGAGGCGGGGCTCTTCCGGGAACTCCTCGGTCGAGTGTCCGAGGGGATCCTGACCGTCGACGAGTCCGGCGCGGTCGCGTTCGCCAACGTCGCCGGCGCGGACGTTTTCGGTTACGCGCCGGCGGAACTCGTCGGTGAGTCGCTCTCCGCGCTCGTCCCCGACTGCCCGGTCGATCCCCAGTGCGAGCGAAACGACGTCGAAGCGCTCGGACGCCGAAAGGACGGGTCCGCGGTCCCGATCACCGTCTCGTTCCACGAGGTGCACCGCGACGATCGACGTCTCGTCGCCTGCCTCGTCCGCGACGACGGCGAGCGACGGCGCGTTCCGACCGAACCTCGGGCGTCCGCGGAGTCGTACCGGCACTTGCTCGATACGGCACCGAACGCGGCCATCGTCGCCGACGCCGAGACGGACGAGATCGTCGAAGCGAACACCGCCGCCACCGATCTCCTGGGAACGTCACGGCGGGATCTCGTCGGTCGCTATCGGACGGATCTCCACCCACCGGAGGGATCCGACCGCGACCGCGGGGTCTCCGCGGCGCACGCCGCGGGGGACGGCGCGCTCCCGGAAGGAGCCGACGGGTACGTCGTCCACGACGACGGCCACTGGATCCCCGTCGAGGTGAGCGCCCGCGTCACGGAACTCGACGGGACGACCGTCGTGCGTACGACGTTCCGCGACGTCCGCGAGCGTCGCCGTCGCGAGCGCGAACTCGCACTCGCCCGAGAGGAACGCACCCGCCTGAACCGGATCAACCGCGTCGTCCGCCGGACGAACCGCGCGCTCCTCGACGCCGAGACGCGGTCCGAGATCGCGAACGCGGTCTGCGAACGGCTCGTCGACGCGGAGCCGTACGTCTTCGCGTGGATGGGAAGCGTCAACCGACCCGGCGAACGGGTCGTCCCCGAGACGTGGGCCGGGGACGCCGAGGGATACCTCGACGCCGTCACGATCCCCCTCTCGGACGACGCGGCCGCAGGTCCCACGGCGCGCGCCGTCCGAACTCGCGACGTGCAGACGGTCCAGGACCTCGAGACCGACGAGGCGTTCGCCCCGTGGCGCGGTCCCGCGCTCGAACGGGGATACCGCTCGTCGGCCGCGATCCCCGTCGTCTTCGGCGACCGGTTGTTCGGCGTCCTCTGTCTCTACGCCGATACGCCCGCCGCGTTCGACGCGGCGGAGCGCGAGGTACTCGCCGAACTCGGCGAGAGCGTCGGACACGCGATGAACGCCCTCGAACGCGAGGAGGCGCTGATGAGCGACTGCGTCCTGGAAGTCGACCTCCGTTCCGAGTCGATCGTTCGGGGGGTACCCACCGCAGTCGAGGAGGGCGGAACGGTCACCTTCGACCGGCTCATCCCCACGACCGAGGATCGGTACCTGCAGTACGTGACCGTCACCGGGGTCGAGGCAGATCGCTTCGCCGACCTCGTCCTCGGACATCCCGCCTACGAGGATGCGCGGTGTATCCGGGAGGGGGACGGGGAGTACGTGTTCGAACTGCACGCGCGCGACCCGCCGACCTCGTCGCTCGTCACGACGTACTGCGGTCGTATCACGGACGTCGTCGTCGAGGGGAGCGAGGTCCGGATCACCGCGGAACTCCCCGTGCAGACGGACGTCCGCCAGCTCCTCGAGACGCTTCGAGAACGCGTCCCCGACGTCGAACTCGTCTCTCAGCGGACCGTGCCACGTCGGAGCCTCACTCCCGACGGCGTCCGTCTCTCGCTCGAAGACGATCTCACCGAACGCCAGCGGACGACGATCGAGACCGCCTACTACGCGGGATACTTCAACTGGCCGCGCGACAGCACCGCAGAGGAGGTCGCGGATCTGCTCGGCGTCTCCTCGCCGACGGTCCACAAGCACCTCCGGGCCGCCGAACAGAAGGTCTTCCGAACGATCCTCGAGTAG
- a CDS encoding CHAT domain-containing protein, giving the protein MTATVAPPTVVPTTDPTGVRIGDVHENVSVQLGTPEPVSPRAVSTDGFYFPVTTAVSLDTSVLRIPHLVNVLVRDERGSVVAEAVNRATATVPDGRYVLEISSLGVVCYLSVEGAVTVEPDGGERVIRTSADALRLGLRSRHVYPKATVTTTDDPRDVMRAVSCFGSALKTTSCERSWPSLRGCPPLVERGDRFDAPASLADSRSDVRIEVPPDLRYVYPVASLAYYTDATVGPGDEPRLIADGFVHPLDGSDGFEAAVRRTLEHVFLLDCVVRTEGYYPVDLAERRAVESCTDLDVSALYDAPLATQLEQYLSIPFDALSGARPTWKLTADVAPAPEHVAYLPFAALDLAHVRCRASEPAPPSELSGVVADFYRESSDASPSRRSVPGDSLERVFEPPPADSIEQAWIGDGYPVGASKPTAETCRRQLGGATDSPVRVVVVANDPEMVEERSVTDLYGLREHIAMDVVVHERTTVDELRELLARDEEFLHYVGHVDERGMQCLDGHLDARALDSVGVRAFILNACRSYEQGTALVDAGATGGVVTLEPVANRAATVVGRQTARLLNAGFSLAAALDVIADETLSGRQYMIVGDGNATVTKTKGGAPVRLDVERIGDDRFSVTFFGYPTRECPLGALYTPHIGENRTRYINGGPLVRTEVSGEELSDALELERVPVCIDGRLEWSDAITLDRSA; this is encoded by the coding sequence ATGACCGCCACCGTCGCGCCGCCGACCGTAGTCCCCACGACCGATCCGACCGGCGTTCGTATCGGGGACGTTCACGAGAACGTGAGCGTGCAGTTGGGGACGCCGGAGCCGGTCTCTCCGAGAGCCGTTTCGACCGACGGGTTCTACTTTCCGGTCACGACCGCCGTGTCGCTCGACACGTCCGTACTCCGGATTCCGCATCTCGTCAACGTGCTCGTCAGAGACGAGCGCGGGAGCGTCGTCGCGGAGGCGGTGAACCGAGCGACTGCGACCGTCCCCGACGGTCGGTACGTGCTCGAGATCAGTTCGCTCGGCGTCGTCTGTTACCTCTCCGTCGAGGGGGCGGTCACGGTCGAACCGGACGGCGGAGAGCGGGTGATCCGAACGTCCGCCGACGCGCTACGGCTGGGCCTCCGGTCGCGTCACGTCTACCCGAAGGCGACGGTGACGACGACCGACGACCCGCGGGACGTGATGCGCGCCGTCTCGTGTTTCGGATCGGCGCTCAAGACGACGAGCTGTGAGCGTTCCTGGCCCTCGTTACGGGGGTGTCCGCCGCTCGTCGAGCGCGGCGACCGCTTCGACGCGCCGGCGTCGCTCGCCGATTCGCGCTCCGACGTCCGCATCGAGGTCCCCCCCGACCTCCGGTACGTCTACCCCGTCGCGTCGCTCGCCTACTACACCGACGCCACCGTCGGTCCGGGCGACGAACCGCGACTGATCGCCGACGGGTTCGTCCACCCGCTCGACGGTTCCGACGGGTTCGAAGCGGCGGTTCGACGGACGCTCGAACACGTGTTCCTCCTCGACTGCGTCGTCCGGACCGAAGGGTACTACCCGGTGGACCTCGCGGAGCGACGCGCCGTCGAGTCGTGCACCGATCTCGACGTGTCGGCCCTCTACGACGCACCCCTCGCGACGCAGCTGGAGCAGTACCTCTCGATCCCGTTCGACGCCCTCTCCGGCGCACGGCCGACGTGGAAACTGACGGCCGACGTCGCTCCCGCTCCCGAACACGTGGCCTACCTCCCCTTCGCGGCGCTCGACCTCGCGCACGTGCGCTGCCGCGCGTCGGAACCCGCCCCGCCGAGCGAACTGAGCGGGGTCGTCGCGGACTTCTACCGCGAGTCGTCGGACGCGTCCCCGTCCCGGAGGTCGGTTCCGGGCGACTCGCTCGAGCGGGTGTTCGAACCTCCACCGGCCGACTCCATCGAGCAGGCGTGGATCGGGGACGGGTATCCCGTCGGGGCGTCGAAGCCGACGGCCGAGACCTGTCGCCGTCAACTCGGCGGCGCGACCGACTCCCCCGTTCGCGTCGTGGTCGTCGCCAACGATCCGGAGATGGTCGAGGAGCGGAGCGTCACCGACCTCTACGGTCTCCGGGAGCACATCGCGATGGACGTCGTCGTCCACGAACGGACGACGGTCGACGAGTTGCGGGAACTGCTCGCGCGCGACGAAGAATTCCTCCACTACGTCGGTCACGTCGACGAGCGTGGGATGCAGTGTCTCGACGGCCACCTCGACGCGAGAGCGCTCGACTCGGTCGGGGTCCGCGCGTTCATCCTCAACGCCTGTCGTTCCTACGAACAGGGGACGGCGCTCGTCGACGCGGGCGCGACCGGCGGCGTCGTCACGCTCGAACCGGTCGCCAACCGGGCCGCGACGGTCGTCGGTCGGCAGACCGCCCGCCTGCTGAACGCCGGCTTCTCGCTCGCCGCGGCCCTCGACGTGATCGCGGACGAAACGCTATCGGGTCGACAGTACATGATCGTCGGCGACGGGAACGCGACCGTGACGAAGACCAAGGGTGGTGCGCCCGTCCGACTCGACGTGGAGCGGATCGGCGACGACCGCTTCTCGGTGACGTTCTTCGGGTACCCGACGCGCGAGTGCCCTCTCGGAGCGCTTTACACGCCGCACATCGGCGAGAATCGAACGCGCTACATCAACGGCGGTCCGCTCGTTCGAACAGAAGTTTCGGGTGAAGAGCTGTCAGACGCCCTCGAACTCGAGCGCGTCCCGGTTTGCATCGACGGACGACTCGAGTGGAGCGACGCGATCACCCTCGATAGATCCGCGTAG
- a CDS encoding DUF1059 domain-containing protein produces MVEEISCRGAGIDCEFLIRSELEEMLGFVREHANTRHGLGVFEDDLRDEMVDV; encoded by the coding sequence ATGGTCGAGGAGATAAGCTGTAGAGGAGCCGGAATCGACTGCGAGTTCCTGATTCGCTCGGAGCTAGAGGAGATGCTCGGGTTCGTGAGAGAGCACGCCAACACGCGGCACGGGTTGGGCGTATTCGAGGACGACCTGCGTGACGAGATGGTCGATGTTTGA
- a CDS encoding methyltransferase: protein MAINEDTLHRHLETAVTDFGAAFHAPLLVIGDELGLYAALADAGPLTSAGLAERTDTAERYVREWLRSQAAGGYVTYDPETDRYGLTEEQAAFLADESSPAFVPGAFQVATAAARIAPRLAEAFRTGEGVGWHEHDEGLFHGTERFFRPNYAANLVDDWIPALDGVEATLEGGGRVADVGCGYGASTILMAEAYPESTFVGVDYHEPSMEAARERAAEVGVDDRVTFEVATAASYDGAEYDFVTMFDCLHDMGDPVGAAAHVRETLANDGAWMIVEPYASDLVEDNLTPVGRAFYSVSTLVCTPNSLDQEGEYALGAQAGEARIRDVVTGGGFTRFRRATETPFNLVFEAKP, encoded by the coding sequence ATGGCAATCAACGAAGACACACTGCACCGACACCTGGAGACGGCCGTGACCGATTTCGGCGCGGCGTTCCACGCGCCGCTGCTCGTCATCGGCGACGAACTCGGCCTCTACGCGGCGCTCGCCGACGCGGGACCGCTCACGTCGGCGGGGCTGGCCGAGCGTACCGACACCGCCGAGCGCTACGTCCGCGAGTGGCTACGATCGCAGGCCGCCGGCGGATACGTGACCTACGATCCCGAGACGGATCGCTACGGTCTCACCGAGGAGCAGGCCGCCTTCCTGGCCGACGAGAGTAGTCCGGCGTTCGTGCCGGGGGCCTTTCAGGTCGCTACCGCGGCGGCCCGGATCGCGCCGCGACTCGCCGAGGCGTTCCGCACCGGGGAGGGTGTGGGTTGGCACGAACACGACGAGGGGCTGTTCCACGGCACCGAGCGCTTCTTCAGGCCCAACTACGCGGCCAACCTCGTCGACGACTGGATTCCGGCGCTCGACGGCGTCGAAGCGACGCTCGAAGGGGGCGGACGCGTGGCGGACGTGGGCTGTGGCTACGGTGCCTCGACCATCCTCATGGCCGAGGCGTACCCCGAATCGACCTTCGTCGGCGTCGACTACCACGAACCGTCGATGGAGGCGGCCCGCGAGCGAGCGGCGGAGGTCGGCGTCGACGACCGCGTGACCTTCGAGGTGGCGACGGCCGCGTCGTACGACGGAGCCGAGTACGACTTCGTCACGATGTTCGACTGCCTCCACGACATGGGCGACCCGGTCGGTGCCGCAGCGCACGTCCGGGAGACGCTCGCCAATGATGGCGCGTGGATGATCGTCGAGCCCTACGCGAGCGATCTCGTGGAGGACAACCTGACCCCGGTCGGTCGGGCGTTCTACTCGGTCTCGACGCTGGTCTGTACGCCGAACTCGCTCGATCAGGAGGGCGAGTACGCGCTGGGCGCACAGGCCGGCGAGGCGCGAATCCGCGACGTCGTCACCGGGGGCGGGTTCACGCGCTTCCGGCGGGCGACCGAGACGCCGTTCAACCTCGTGTTCGAAGCGAAGCCGTAA
- a CDS encoding DUF1059 domain-containing protein — protein sequence MVKEVRCINAGFEDCAFLIRSEDEEEIVEVVRRHAERVHDTSTTRDHVERIMRDV from the coding sequence ATGGTCAAGGAAGTACGCTGTATCAACGCCGGATTCGAGGACTGCGCGTTTCTGATTCGCTCCGAGGACGAGGAGGAGATCGTCGAGGTCGTCAGGCGACACGCCGAGCGGGTCCACGACACGTCGACGACCCGCGATCACGTCGAGAGGATAATGAGGGACGTGTAG